The DNA segment GTTAGTCGTGTATTATTATTGTTGACGTCCAGATTGTTTCGTTCTCCTTCAACTGTGTATGTCTCATGTCATTGCCTATTAGATGTCTAGATAAAACGACGCCGTGATGGTTCTCTGGAGGTGGACCTCCTTTTACCCCTGATCGCCAtcccaaccctaacccctgTCCGGCGGCATAACGGGTTCTTAACCCTGCGCGCCCCGGACCCCGCCAAGGGAGCCAACCCCATCAAAGGAGGGGCAAGGCGCATctgccttctccatctccatatTAGCCTGAAATAGCCTATTGTTCAACTGTCGTCATGTGCGACGGCGAGAAAACCTCAGCAAAAACACCCACGCGCCGGGACAAGTGCGACCGGACCGAGACCTGAGCGAAGCAAACCATGGCGACTCCCGGTTGAGTCGCGTCGTCGCacgggagagggggagcCGCCATCGCAACCACCCATTTgatcccccctctccccccctccaacttgGGCTCCTAAATATTTACTTCTCCAATTTTCCTCTCCGTCTTTTATTTTTTCCAAATCAgtgacatcatcatcgcaTTCTCGTTCCAAAAATGTCCTCCGACGCCCCCCTCGTCTCTTTTCTCCCTCTGGGAGCCATCATCCAAGAGCTTCGCGTCGGCAACCTCAATATCGTCCAGGGCTTCCCCACTCAGGACCTCTACGTCTCCCACAACGGCCCCTTCTTTGGGGAGACCATCGGCCGGGTTGCGAACCGCATCTCTAATGCCAAGCTTGACAGTCTGAATGGGGGCAAGACGTATAGCTTGGCTGCGAACAACGGGGTGAATAACCTCCATGGAGGAGTCGTTGgttgggggaagagggtCTGGGATGGTCCGGTTCCTGTTGGTGTCAGAGAGATTCCTGGGGTGGGCAAGATTGAAGGCGGGGAGAGCGTCAAGTTTACGCTTGTGagcgaggatggggatgaggggtttCCGGGGGAAGTGAAGGCGACCGTGGTGTATACTGTGGGCAAGCAgacggagggggggaaggaggttgttgtgCTGGGGATGGAGTACGAGGCTGAGCTGGTTGGGGACGGGGTAGAGGAGACGGTTGTCAATATGACGAATCACTCGTGAGTTGTTTAGTCCTGGAACAGGACACTGGGAGAAAGGGTATATATGCTGACTTGCTGGGGATGGCAGTTACTTCAACCTTACCGGCGGCTCGTCAATCGAAGGCACGGAGGTCACCCTCGTAACGAACAACTACCTCCCCGTTGACGACGGCGGTATTCCTACCGGCGGTCCCGCCCCCTTTGCCAAGGTCCAGGGACAAACTCCGTTTG comes from the Podospora pseudocomata strain CBS 415.72m chromosome 5, whole genome shotgun sequence genome and includes:
- a CDS encoding hypothetical protein (EggNog:ENOG503NU4U; COG:G); amino-acid sequence: MSSDAPLVSFLPLGAIIQELRVGNLNIVQGFPTQDLYVSHNGPFFGETIGRVANRISNAKLDSLNGGKTYSLAANNGVNNLHGGVVGWGKRVWDGPVPVGVREIPGVGKIEGGESVKFTLVSEDGDEGFPGEVKATVVYTVGKQTEGGKEVVVLGMEYEAELVGDGVEETVVNMTNHSYFNLTGGSSIEGTEVTLVTNNYLPVDDGGIPTGGPAPFAKVQGQTPFVLGAQEPDIDDCFVVNEAAGSVPIDTRAESLTKLVSARHPETGIHLEVLSTEPAFQFYTGKYIDVPEVAGIPARKARSGFCVEPSRYVNAANVPEWKSQMLLKKGEKYGTRTVYRAWKE